The following proteins come from a genomic window of Trifolium pratense cultivar HEN17-A07 linkage group LG4, ARS_RC_1.1, whole genome shotgun sequence:
- the LOC123920920 gene encoding cytochrome P450 83B1-like produces MLFLLVLLIILPLLIIFFHKHKTHNPPGPKGLPIIGNLHQLDICNLHLQFSQFSKIYGPLFSLKLGFRKAIVVSSAEIAKQVLKNNDLIFSNRPIFYGQRKLSYNGSEIGFSQYGEFWREIRKICVVHILGSKRVSYYSSIRKFEVKKMIQKISGHATCSSVTNLSELLTSLSTTTICRIAFGKNYENQGNERSRFHGLFYELHALLKEFFVSDYIPFMGWIDKLRGLHGRVDTLFKEFDKFYQEIIDEHLDPNRQQIAEEEDIVDVLLQLKKNHSFPFHFTFDHIKAVLVDMLIAATDTTSATSVWAMTTLIKNPRVMKKVQEEIRNNMGVKKDFLEEDDIQNFPYLKAVIKEVLRLHLPAPLLVPRESREKCIISGYDIPPKTIVYVNAWAIQRDHNFWKNSEEFYPERFLESSINFTGQDFELIPFGAGRRICPGISMGVASLELTLANLLYSFDWTLPHGLVKEDIDTEVLPGISQHKKNPLCLVANIHI; encoded by the exons ATGTTGTTTCTACTTGTTCTGTTGATAATTCTTCCtttgcttattatttttttccacaAACATAAAACACATAATCCACCTGGTCCTAAAGGTCTTCCCATAATAGGGAATCTTCATCAACTAGATATTTgtaatcttcatcttcaattttCACAATTCTCAAAAATATATGGTCCTCTATTTTCACTTAAACTTGGTTTTAGAAAAGCTATTGTTGTTTCTTCAGCTGAAATTGCCAAACAAGTATTGAAAAACAATGATCTTATCTTTTCTAATAGACCAATATTCTACGGTCAACGAAAATTATCTTATAATGGGTCAGAAATTGGGTTTTCTCAATATGGTGAATTTTGgagagaaataagaaaaatttgtgTTGTTCATATATTAGGTTCCAAACGTGTGTCATATTATTCTTCTATAAGAAAATTTGAGGTGAAGAAAATGATTCAAAAAATTTCAGGACATGCTACTTGTTCAAGTGTTACAAATTTGAGTGAGTTATTGACTTCACTCTCAACTACTACAATATGTAGAATTGCTTTTGGGAAAAACTATGAGAATCAAGGAAATGAGAGAAGTAGGTTTCATGGATTGTTTTATGAGTTACATGCTTTACTTAAAGAATTCTTTGTTTCTGATTATATTCCATTTATGGGTTGGATTGATAAACTTAGAGGATTGCATGGTCGTGTTGATACACTTTTCAAGGAGTTTGATAAGTTTTATCAAGAGATTATTGATGAACATTTGGATCCAAATAGACAACAAATTgcagaagaagaagatattgTTGATGTCTTACTCCAATTGAAGAAGAACCATTCATTTCCCTTTCATTTCACTTTTGATCACATCAAAGCTGTCCTTGTG gataTGCTTATAGCCGCAACAGATACCACATCAGCCACATCGGTTTGGGCTATGACTACCTTAATAAAAAATCCAAGAGTAATGAAGAAAGTACAAGAAGAAATTAGGAACAATATGGGAGTTAAAAAAGACTTTTTAGAAGAAGATGATATTCaaaattttccatatttgaaaGCAGTAATTAAAGAGGTACTACGATTGCACCTACCAGCCCCACTTCTTGTGCCAAGAGAATCAAGAGAAAAATGTATTATAAGTGGCTACGATATTCCACCCAAGACAATAGTTTATGTGAATGCTTGGGCTATTCAAAGAGACCATAATTTTTGGAAAAACTCAGAAGAATTTTATCCCGAGAGATTTTTAGAAAGTTCTATAAATTTTACTGGACAAGATTTTGAACTAATACCCTTTGGAGCTGGTCGTAGAATTTGCCCCGGCATATCTATGGGAGTTGCGTCATTGGAACTTACGCTTGCAAATCTTCTCTATTCTTTTGATTGGACATTGCCACATGGATTAGTAAAGGAAGATATTGATACAGAAGTGCTTCCTGGGATCTCTCAGCACAAGAAGAATCCTCTTTGTCTTGTTGCTAATATCCATATATAG